A stretch of DNA from Basfia succiniciproducens:
TTATGTTAACTTCTACTATAAATTAATCAGCAATGATTGAACTTAAACGAATATTTTTAGCCGTTTGCTAATATAAAAAAATCCGCAGTTTTCAGGCTGCGGATTTAATGTTGAATAAAAAAATTACTCGGCTTTAGCTTGAGTAGCGGCGGTAAACACATGGCTCACCGCGCTGTTATGCCCTGCAGAGCCTTTACCATGGAAGTAATAGCGGGAATCTTGCCATTGAACGATTTCAAAAGGCGGTAAAACTTCATCCGCAGCTTTAGCAAGGGTCATTTCCGCTTTGGTATGTTTAACTGCAGAAATTGTACCTAAACGTCCGCTAAACTGATAACTCGGCAAATTTAAAACTTCCGTTTTTTCGACCGCACTTTCTGTCGCAGTAACGTCAGAAAGCGTCATATTCGAAGCATTATCATCCTCTTTAACTTCAGTTTGTTGCCCGTTTGTTTGTTCTAAACGGTCTAAAGACTCTTGCACTTTTTTCTGTACCGATTCATTAGCGGGCTGAGTCACAAAACTTGCCAATGGGGCAATATCATTATCTGCTTTATCAAAAATAACCTGGGTAGCAGGTGCCGGTGTTGTAACACTAGGCTGTTTTACTTCGCTTTGCTGCTCTAATAACTCATCTACAGATAAGAACGCGCTTTCTTTCGGTTTCGTAGGTGCAGTCGGTGACTCAATCCAAACTTTACCGCTTGCTAATTCAGGTGATGCGACTGCCGCAAACAACGGCATAGCCGAAACCTGTTCCGCATTACGGCGGCGACGTTGGTTATTAACTCTCAAATGACGAGGCAAACGGCGACGGTTGTCTTGGCGATCACGTTCTTGGTAAACATTTTCCTCAACAACAGGTTCAACCGGCACGCTTTCCGCTAAAGACGGTTTATCAACAGGTCCTGCTGCGACAGCTACCGTTTCAGTTACCTGCTCTTCCGTTACGCGCACACGTTTACGCAAATCACGACGTTGACGACGTTGTTGCGGCGCTTTAGCTTCATCATCGGTCGTTTCATTGGTTACCGCTTCGATCACCGATTCATTATTTAAGCTGTCATCAGCCGCCGCGTTACGATTGCGGTTATTACGACGGGTACGTTCGGAACGTGCCGGACGCTCGGCTTTTTCAGCACTTTTTTCAGACTGGACTTTATCTGTCGGCTCTTCGTTATTTCCTCTATTATTTCGTTCATTACGATTACGACGGGAATTACGACGTTCCTGATTGTTACGACGGTTACGGGTATTCGGCTGTGGCGCTTCCTCGACTTTTTCTTCAACCTTAGGTTCGGAAGCAAATAATCCTTTAATCGCCGCGACAATACGAACAAATAACGAAGGCTGTTCTTCTTTTTTTACCTCAATTGTCGGTGCAGGTTCGGAAATCGTCATGGATAACGCTGCGCTTTCTAACACGTTTTCAGTGGTTACAGCCGCTGTTTCCGTCACACGAGTGGTGAAGGGTTCATCGGCAATAAAGGTCGTTTCCTGCTCTTCATATACTTTGACTAAGTTATAACTTAAGGTATTGGTTTCTTCACCGTCACGTACACGGAACACGCTAAAATGCGGAGTTTCCATTTCTTTATTCGGCACAACCAGAATTTCAACGTTGTGACGTTTTTCAATGTCATGAATCGCTTTACGTTTTTCATTCAGTAAATACGAAGCAATATTCACCGGCACCACCGTATGAACCTGTTTAGTATTTTCTTTCAGTGCCTCTTCTTCAAGCAAACGCAAAATAGATAATGAAAGCGATTCGTTATCACGCACCTTACCGGTTCCCTGACAACGAGGACAAATATGATGCGAAGACTCACCTAAAGACGGGCTGATACGCTGACGGGACATTTCCAATAAACCGAAACGGGAAATACGGCTGATTTGGATACGCGCACGATCCTGACGTACCGCTTCACGCATACGGTTTTCCACTTCGCGTTGGTGGCGAACCGGGGTCATATCAATAAAGTCGATAACAATCAAACCGCCTAAGTCACGTAAACGTAACTGGCGAGCGATTTCATCGGCGGCTTCTAAGTTGGTATTTAACGCCGTTTCTTCAATATCGCCGCCACGGGTTGAGCGTGCCGAGTTAATGTCAATTGCGGTTAAGGCTTCCGTTACGTCGATAACGATCGAACCGCCGGACGGCAAACGTACTTCCCGTTGAAACGCCGATTCAATTTGCGATTCAATTTGATAATGGCTGAATAGCGGCACTTCGCCTTGGTATAATTTAATACGGCTAATAAAATCGGGGCGCACTAATTTAATATGGGCTTTGGCTTTTTCGTAAACTTTCGGGCTATCGATTAAAATCTCACCGATGTCGCGACGCAGATAATCGCGGATAGCACGAACTATAACGTCACTTTCCTGATGAATCAAAAACGGTGCAGGACGGCTTTGCGAAGCCTGTTTGATTGCTTCCCAATGATGTAATAAAACTTTTAAGTCCCATTGCAATTCTTCCGAAGATTTGCCCACACCGGCGGTACGAACGATTAAGCCCACACCTTCAGGCACATCTAAAGAACTTAACGCATCTTTTAATTCAAGCCGTTCATCCCCTTCGATACGGCGCGAAATACCGCCCGCACGAGGATTATTCGGCATAATAACCAAGTAACTACCGGCTAAAGAAACAAAAGTGGTTAACGCGGCACCTTTGTTGCCACGTTCCTCTTTATTCACCTGAACAATAACTTCCTGCCCTTCTTTGATTATGTCTTTAATATTCGGACGACCTTGATAAACGTAATCATCGGGGAAATATTCGCGGGCAATTTCTTTTAACGGCAGGAAACCGTGACGTTCGGCACCATAATCAACAAATGCCGCTTCAAGACTTGGTTCTACGCGGGTGATTTTTCCTTTGTAGATATTGGCTTTTTTTTGTTCGTGACCGGGGCTTTCGATATCCAGATCAAACAGGCGCTGGCCATCGACCAACGCAACACGCAACTCTTCTTGTTGAGTCGCATTGATTAACATACGTTTCATTTAAATTTTCTCTTATATTATTTTTTAATTTTCAGCTAAAACGAACCGCACTTTTAAGTTAAGGCGCTCAAATATAGTTAGATAAACTTCGCAATCGACCTCGTGTCTGTCGCCTAATGTCATTCTCCCGACTGTCAAAGGCTGGGTGCATTGACTGCGTTATTCCGCCAAATTTGAAACCCGAAACAGGTTATC
This window harbors:
- the rne gene encoding ribonuclease E; this translates as MKRMLINATQQEELRVALVDGQRLFDLDIESPGHEQKKANIYKGKITRVEPSLEAAFVDYGAERHGFLPLKEIAREYFPDDYVYQGRPNIKDIIKEGQEVIVQVNKEERGNKGAALTTFVSLAGSYLVIMPNNPRAGGISRRIEGDERLELKDALSSLDVPEGVGLIVRTAGVGKSSEELQWDLKVLLHHWEAIKQASQSRPAPFLIHQESDVIVRAIRDYLRRDIGEILIDSPKVYEKAKAHIKLVRPDFISRIKLYQGEVPLFSHYQIESQIESAFQREVRLPSGGSIVIDVTEALTAIDINSARSTRGGDIEETALNTNLEAADEIARQLRLRDLGGLIVIDFIDMTPVRHQREVENRMREAVRQDRARIQISRISRFGLLEMSRQRISPSLGESSHHICPRCQGTGKVRDNESLSLSILRLLEEEALKENTKQVHTVVPVNIASYLLNEKRKAIHDIEKRHNVEILVVPNKEMETPHFSVFRVRDGEETNTLSYNLVKVYEEQETTFIADEPFTTRVTETAAVTTENVLESAALSMTISEPAPTIEVKKEEQPSLFVRIVAAIKGLFASEPKVEEKVEEAPQPNTRNRRNNQERRNSRRNRNERNNRGNNEEPTDKVQSEKSAEKAERPARSERTRRNNRNRNAAADDSLNNESVIEAVTNETTDDEAKAPQQRRQRRDLRKRVRVTEEQVTETVAVAAGPVDKPSLAESVPVEPVVEENVYQERDRQDNRRRLPRHLRVNNQRRRRNAEQVSAMPLFAAVASPELASGKVWIESPTAPTKPKESAFLSVDELLEQQSEVKQPSVTTPAPATQVIFDKADNDIAPLASFVTQPANESVQKKVQESLDRLEQTNGQQTEVKEDDNASNMTLSDVTATESAVEKTEVLNLPSYQFSGRLGTISAVKHTKAEMTLAKAADEVLPPFEIVQWQDSRYYFHGKGSAGHNSAVSHVFTAATQAKAE